GCAAAACCAACCACCAGGGCTTGGGCAGCCTGAGCAGCTTCAGGAATTTGCAAGAGATTTAAAATTGGAATTAATGGATAAGCCACATAGTGAAAGATGGGGGTATATTCAGCAATGATCAGCGCAAGCGTACCTAAAAACATCACCAGCGGCAACAAACCAAACCAAATGTCCAATACATTGCCGATTCCTCTTTTGACCATTTCTCCAGCACTTTTAACCTGGGCCGCTTTTTCTAGTGCCTTCTCTAACCCCCATTTGACATAAGAGACCCCTTCTGGGACCTGTTCATCAATTTGCTTGCCCACTGGCTCATAATACGTATCCTCCTTACGGGACAAAGGAGGAATTCGGGGCATAATGATCGCTGCTATTACCCCTGCCACTACGACGGTCACATAAAATGGAACAAACATATGACCCAAGCCTATAAAGTTGATCACCACCAAACTAAACGCAATCGAAGCAATGGAAAAATTGGTGGCGATGACGGCCGCTTCCCGTTGGCTGTAAAAGCCGCCATCATATTGTTTCATGGTGACCAAAACACCAACCGTTCCACTTCCCATCCAAGAAGCCAAACAATCGATAGACGAACGTCCGGGAAGCGTAAACAACGGTTTCATCACTCTGCGCAACAGAGTACCGATAAACTCCATTAAACCAAACTCAATCAACAAGGGTAACAACAGGCCGGCAAACAGAAACCAAGTCGTTAAAACCGGAATAAGATCATACAAGACAACACCACCTGTATAATCTGACCATATAAACTCTGGCCCAACTTGATAAAGGGTCATCACACCGAAGCTGAAACCAAAAATGCGCATCACCAGCCAAAAGGGGCCAACATCAAACAATCCTTTCCAAAAGGGACTGTTCAGCACCAAAGCAGGCTTAAATACCTTGGTTAAAATGCCAAGCACAGCTGACATTCCCAGCACAACAACCATAAATTCAGACAGGTGATCAGCAAACAGATTTTGAACATAACTGGCCAGGATTCCCACACCAATGGTAATTTGACCCTCATATTTAATAGGTGTCAGAAAGAGTAAAATACCAAAAATGGAAGGGATTATGAATTTCCAATATTCCGTCTCTTTAGACTGTGTTGACATTTGAGGCGTCATCTCTTTGGGTTCCATCATTTTTTACCTCCTTAATGGGTGTGTGAGCCCTGTTTATCAGGGCTCACTTCTGACCTCACAAGCCGTAATGGCTTCTTCCAGGACCCTTAACCCCTCGTCAATCTGCTGGCGATTAATCGTTAATGGTGGCATCATCCGGATCACCTCACCAGCATTTCCA
This Caldalkalibacillus thermarum DNA region includes the following protein-coding sequences:
- a CDS encoding YjiH family protein, translated to MMEPKEMTPQMSTQSKETEYWKFIIPSIFGILLFLTPIKYEGQITIGVGILASYVQNLFADHLSEFMVVVLGMSAVLGILTKVFKPALVLNSPFWKGLFDVGPFWLVMRIFGFSFGVMTLYQVGPEFIWSDYTGGVVLYDLIPVLTTWFLFAGLLLPLLIEFGLMEFIGTLLRRVMKPLFTLPGRSSIDCLASWMGSGTVGVLVTMKQYDGGFYSQREAAVIATNFSIASIAFSLVVINFIGLGHMFVPFYVTVVVAGVIAAIIMPRIPPLSRKEDTYYEPVGKQIDEQVPEGVSYVKWGLEKALEKAAQVKSAGEMVKRGIGNVLDIWFGLLPLVMFLGTLALIIAEYTPIFHYVAYPLIPILNLLQIPEAAQAAQALVVGFADMFLPAVIGSGIESELTRFVIACLSLTQLIYMSEIGILILRSNLPVTFLDLVIIFIERTLITLPVVAIMAHVFFF